The proteins below come from a single Psychrobacter sp. PL19 genomic window:
- the aceE gene encoding pyruvate dehydrogenase (acetyl-transferring), homodimeric type, protein MNYYKDADSTETQEWLEAFESVIKHADKDRAQFLLKALYNMAVQEGLPFNRLDTAYINTIAVEDEPMYPGDLAIERKIRALIRYNALAMVMRANKNDDDLGGHLATFASSATLYETGFNHFFRAASDHFGGDMIYYQGHSAPGIYARSYLEGRLTEEQLDNFRREVGGKGLSSYPHPYLMPDYWQFPTVSMGIGPIMSIYHAHVHRYMENRGLLEKEGRKIWTFLGDGETDEPESLGAISLAGREKLDNLIWVVNCNLQRLDGPVRGNGKIIQELESVFRGAGWRVIKVVWGGKWDSLLANDSTGVLKHRMEESVDGEYQLYEARDPDFVRKEFFGKYPELEEMANELSNEDISSLNRGGHDPMKVYAAFSEAMKTKGQPTVILAKTVKGYGLSTQTQAVNKSHQIKKLDQEALMYFRDRFDLPFTDEQLETLPFYRPEEGSAEMKYLKGRREALGGHLPNRRSGHIPLDIPELSIFDRVLQGSKGKEQSTTMVFVRLLSAMLKNKDIQDRVVPIVPDEARTFGLEGMFRQLGIYSAVGQKYTPEDSEALMGYKEALDGHMLEEGINEAGAMSTWIALATSYSVNALPMIPMYIYYSMFGFQRIGDLAWAAGDCQAQGFLLGATAGRTTLNGEGLQHQDGHSQILFNVVPNCVSYDPCFGYELAVVMHDGLRRMYGEGERVYYYLTLMNENYEQPAMPEGAEEGIKRGMYLLEDNGSTQVQLLGSGVILREVQKAAKILQDEFNITANVWSVTSFNELTRDGMVCDDYNRLHPMDEERVPWVTEQLAPHEGIVVAATDYMRNYSEQIRAWLPDNRPYTTLGTDGYGRSDSREQLRSFFNVDAAHIVVATLKRLADEGEVEMRLVKDAISSLGIDVDLPPAWQQQPYYDHSPDAPAPGNVNPNPVPEFVSEDDDEISNEGRAEDQADATLLNDDDVTE, encoded by the coding sequence ATGAATTATTATAAGGATGCTGACAGCACCGAAACGCAGGAATGGTTGGAAGCTTTTGAGTCCGTTATCAAACATGCTGATAAAGATCGTGCCCAGTTTTTGCTAAAAGCGTTATACAATATGGCGGTGCAAGAAGGACTGCCGTTTAATCGTCTTGATACCGCTTACATCAATACTATCGCGGTTGAAGACGAGCCCATGTATCCCGGTGATTTGGCTATCGAACGCAAAATTCGCGCTTTAATTCGTTATAACGCTTTAGCGATGGTCATGCGCGCGAATAAAAATGATGATGATCTAGGGGGTCACTTAGCGACGTTTGCGTCTAGTGCTACTCTTTATGAAACCGGTTTTAACCATTTTTTCCGTGCCGCGAGCGATCATTTCGGCGGTGACATGATTTATTATCAAGGTCACTCAGCACCAGGTATCTACGCGCGCTCTTATTTAGAAGGCCGCTTGACTGAAGAGCAGCTCGATAACTTCCGTCGTGAAGTGGGCGGTAAAGGTTTATCAAGTTACCCGCATCCGTACTTGATGCCAGACTACTGGCAGTTCCCGACTGTCTCAATGGGTATTGGTCCCATTATGTCGATCTATCATGCCCACGTGCATCGCTATATGGAAAACCGTGGCTTGCTTGAAAAAGAAGGCCGTAAGATTTGGACATTCTTGGGTGATGGTGAGACCGATGAGCCAGAAAGCTTAGGCGCAATTTCTCTTGCTGGCCGTGAAAAGCTGGACAACCTGATTTGGGTGGTCAACTGTAACTTACAACGTCTTGATGGCCCAGTACGCGGTAATGGTAAGATCATTCAAGAACTAGAATCCGTATTCCGCGGCGCAGGCTGGCGAGTAATAAAAGTCGTTTGGGGCGGTAAATGGGATAGTCTATTGGCCAATGATTCTACCGGTGTCCTCAAACATCGCATGGAAGAATCGGTTGACGGTGAGTATCAATTATACGAAGCGCGTGACCCTGATTTTGTACGCAAAGAGTTCTTTGGTAAATATCCAGAACTTGAGGAAATGGCTAATGAGTTATCTAATGAGGATATTTCAAGCCTAAACCGTGGCGGTCATGATCCAATGAAAGTCTACGCCGCCTTTAGCGAAGCGATGAAAACCAAAGGTCAGCCAACGGTTATTCTGGCAAAAACAGTTAAAGGCTACGGTTTATCGACCCAAACTCAAGCGGTCAACAAATCGCATCAAATCAAAAAGTTGGATCAAGAAGCCTTGATGTATTTCCGTGATCGCTTTGATTTACCTTTTACTGACGAGCAGTTAGAGACCCTACCGTTTTATCGTCCTGAAGAGGGCTCAGCGGAGATGAAATATCTTAAAGGTCGCCGTGAAGCGTTAGGGGGTCATTTACCCAATCGCCGTAGTGGTCATATTCCTTTAGATATTCCTGAGCTGTCTATTTTTGATCGTGTGCTTCAGGGTAGTAAAGGAAAAGAGCAATCGACCACGATGGTATTTGTGCGTCTACTATCAGCGATGCTGAAAAATAAAGACATTCAAGATCGTGTCGTGCCAATCGTTCCTGATGAAGCACGTACCTTTGGTCTAGAAGGTATGTTCCGTCAATTGGGTATCTATTCTGCTGTTGGCCAGAAATATACTCCAGAAGACAGCGAAGCGTTAATGGGCTACAAAGAAGCCCTCGACGGTCACATGCTAGAAGAAGGTATTAACGAAGCAGGCGCCATGAGTACTTGGATTGCACTAGCAACCAGCTATTCTGTCAATGCGTTACCGATGATTCCGATGTACATTTACTACTCTATGTTTGGTTTCCAGCGTATTGGTGATTTGGCATGGGCCGCAGGTGACTGTCAAGCGCAAGGCTTCTTACTAGGCGCAACGGCTGGTCGTACCACTCTAAACGGTGAAGGCTTGCAGCATCAAGATGGCCATTCACAAATCTTATTCAACGTCGTACCTAACTGTGTGTCTTATGATCCTTGCTTTGGCTATGAGCTAGCAGTGGTGATGCATGATGGCCTGCGCCGTATGTATGGTGAAGGCGAGCGGGTCTATTATTACTTGACCTTGATGAATGAAAACTATGAGCAACCTGCAATGCCAGAGGGTGCTGAAGAAGGCATCAAACGCGGCATGTATCTGTTAGAAGACAATGGTTCAACCCAAGTACAGCTACTGGGTTCTGGTGTTATCCTACGCGAAGTACAAAAAGCGGCGAAAATACTACAAGACGAGTTTAATATTACTGCTAACGTTTGGAGCGTGACCAGCTTTAATGAGCTGACTCGCGATGGTATGGTCTGTGATGATTATAACCGTCTACATCCAATGGATGAAGAGCGCGTGCCATGGGTTACAGAACAGCTTGCGCCGCACGAAGGTATCGTAGTGGCAGCAACGGATTATATGCGCAACTACTCAGAGCAAATCCGAGCCTGGTTACCTGATAATCGTCCTTATACCACCTTGGGTACGGATGGTTATGGTCGCTCTGATAGCCGTGAGCAATTACGCAGTTTCTTCAACGTTGATGCTGCGCATATTGTTGTTGCCACGCTTAAACGCTTAGCTGACGAAGGCGAAGTAGAAATGCGCTTGGTAAAAGATGCTATTTCAAGCTTGGGTATTGATGTCGATCTACCACCTGCATGGCAGCAGCAGCCTTATTATGACCATTCTCCAGATGCACCAGCACCTGGTAATGTGAATCCGAATCCTGTCCCTGAGTTTGTCAGTGAAGACGATGACGAAATTAGTAATGAAGGCCGTGCTGAAGACCAAGCCGATGCCACTTTACTCAATGATGATGACGTCACAGAATAA
- a CDS encoding DUF11 domain-containing protein translates to MTKSIMILSNRTALCTARISALSLAMLLMQSNTALAATNSALQLIDNIANASYIVHGQTSVLLSSSSNQVRVQSSAFPKYGITLESPLRKTVEPGKTVSWKNVLTNTSYSDQTIDLSLIIANSLSNIKVYQDLNDNGIFDGADKEIKLDKNLTTQITLGQSESIDLIVEALSDPSAVEGSTADIEIDAIVVEDPSVKAATATDSLIIVEPSINFMSSDWAINSKGTSQIGENIYLQASYAQCNADPDEQDQVWVAITSPATGDIYSLKALEIPDDVTGKYNTGKFRLNARTENNANAIDDKIVQTLQGDTLGAELVACIDPELPLNQKPNQSDFTTFISGYTSKIDIVDENPSLQVEKEGDVKTASLGDYVNYSITVKNDGKATAYDVELKDALPRGFDYVEGTVRYTENSLKIDKAQTNDFKTEGKYQVLSLGDMDVGTSKKITYRVLIGSSALGGDGVNRATAHGRDKKDDAGKVLTSREAQWPIEVSRGMMNTDGIIVGKVYHDINRDGIQQKEDGELGVAGVRIYMENGNFIVTDPEGKYNFYGISAKTHVLKVDRTTLPRETELIIQSNRNAGDAGSRFVDLKYGELHRADFAIVSGMADSTERLNQDLVARSKSISAKNDSLEQAVKSELTLDPDYNRDYKDNVDATGCKSNDILDQGIQCDSAIVADMVNPSAARVDMSITTVAPPVEKELEEYLKEVANNDVAFINLSADQQLNTYKQMVQVQAPLGSNFTLYANDKAVSEEQIGKTAKQQKQNVTAFDYYAVDLKRGRNTLRGVATDINGKIISEKTIEVLTPDSLQAIDYRTQEQLVQADGVSEYQMVISLKDRDNRPYIASTPITIDTNIGRINLPDSSKDQAGTQVTVNGGELLVSVIAPSVPGKGELVVDTGSSKQVIPLQFTAKLRPLIAVGIVEGAISLKDFDGGNITDAQGAFEQELKEFAGNDDYSATGRAAMFLKGKVRGDYLLTLSYDSDKKGERLFRDIEPGEYYPVYGDSSAKGFDAQSTGKLYVRLDKGRSFAMYGDLKTQIDNDDGIKLGQYNRTLTGVKAQYEDANTRITTFIAETSSSQRVNETRGLGISGPYPLAENFDAVLENSETIEIITRDANNSGLIIRRETLTRFADYEIDPISRSLYLKAPIASQDIDGNPIYLRVTVEVDEGGEKYWVGGIAGKQQLTEKVAIGGSYINSDDPLNKEQLASINSVVKINNTLKLVAEYAKSKAEDPNYQASNQVNAAELAGNDAEGDAFRIELDYDNKKNTRAKAYYNDADIGFVTGASPLTAGRTESGVEVTHALANKKTALKIEGVRTTDHTTEASREGVQASIEQRLSKNIVGEVGVRYYKQQATAASRNIQAATDVVDVTDDTVFNDDINQSALNGVSSAEKDIEGTTARARVTARLPKLNKALVFAEYEQDINHSSRNATSIGGETPLGNLGRLYARHDLINSLSGSYGLDDTDERQRTVVGFDATYMKDGKVYSEYRMRDAIDAREAEAAIGLKNKWYVQKGLTVNTLFERVESLEGEEDSTSTAAGFGVEYLAKENYKASGRFEKRWGDTSDTLLGSAGIAYRYTDDITLLAKDIYSRVDYDDGNRTINRFQLGAAYRDYDSNQLDMLAKLEYRLDDNQTGTDPYQKDAIVWSWSGNYHPTRPLTLSGHYAGKYTEYSADNITSDNTAHAAYARGLYDINERWDVGLQAGTYWNKQANDLAYMLGAEIGYSPMTNLWLSLGYNFMGFEDEDIAYDDSTQEGAYFRVRFKFDEDLFKGTDPRKN, encoded by the coding sequence ATGACCAAATCTATAATGATACTGTCTAATCGTACTGCCCTATGTACAGCGAGGATCTCCGCGTTGTCGTTGGCGATGTTGCTTATGCAATCGAATACTGCCCTAGCGGCCACTAATTCAGCTTTACAGCTTATCGACAACATTGCTAACGCTAGCTACATTGTTCATGGTCAAACAAGTGTGCTGCTAAGCAGTAGCTCTAACCAAGTGCGCGTCCAATCGTCTGCTTTTCCTAAGTATGGTATCACCTTAGAATCGCCACTAAGAAAGACGGTAGAGCCAGGTAAGACAGTTAGTTGGAAAAACGTTCTTACAAACACCAGCTACAGCGATCAGACTATCGATTTGTCGCTTATCATAGCTAATAGCTTGTCGAACATAAAAGTCTATCAAGACTTGAATGATAACGGCATTTTCGATGGTGCAGATAAAGAAATTAAGTTAGATAAGAATCTAACCACTCAGATTACTTTGGGTCAAAGTGAAAGCATCGACCTCATCGTTGAAGCGCTATCTGACCCTAGTGCCGTAGAAGGTAGTACTGCCGATATCGAAATCGATGCCATTGTTGTAGAAGACCCTTCAGTAAAAGCCGCCACTGCAACAGATAGTTTAATTATCGTTGAGCCTAGCATTAACTTTATGAGCAGTGACTGGGCGATCAATAGCAAAGGCACTTCTCAGATAGGCGAAAATATTTATCTACAAGCCAGCTATGCGCAGTGTAACGCTGACCCTGATGAGCAAGATCAAGTCTGGGTCGCTATTACGTCTCCTGCAACAGGTGATATCTATTCGTTAAAAGCTTTAGAAATCCCAGATGATGTTACGGGAAAATACAATACTGGTAAATTTCGCCTAAACGCGCGAACTGAAAATAACGCTAACGCTATTGATGACAAGATTGTCCAGACACTACAAGGTGATACTTTAGGAGCAGAATTGGTCGCCTGTATTGATCCTGAGCTTCCTCTAAACCAAAAGCCCAACCAATCTGACTTTACAACTTTTATCAGCGGCTATACCAGTAAGATCGATATCGTTGACGAAAACCCTAGCTTACAAGTCGAAAAAGAAGGCGATGTTAAAACCGCATCTTTAGGTGACTATGTTAACTACAGTATAACTGTTAAAAACGATGGAAAAGCGACTGCTTATGATGTTGAACTAAAAGACGCATTGCCACGCGGCTTTGATTATGTCGAAGGCACAGTTCGTTATACTGAAAATAGTTTGAAAATTGATAAAGCTCAGACTAATGATTTTAAGACTGAAGGTAAATACCAAGTCCTAAGTTTGGGTGATATGGATGTAGGCACAAGTAAAAAAATAACCTATCGTGTGCTTATCGGATCATCAGCACTCGGCGGTGACGGTGTCAACCGCGCTACTGCTCATGGTCGTGATAAAAAAGATGATGCTGGCAAGGTGCTTACTTCAAGAGAAGCACAGTGGCCGATCGAAGTGAGCCGCGGCATGATGAACACTGACGGTATCATCGTTGGTAAAGTCTATCACGACATCAATCGCGACGGCATTCAGCAAAAAGAAGATGGCGAGCTTGGCGTTGCTGGCGTGCGTATCTATATGGAAAACGGTAATTTTATCGTTACTGACCCTGAAGGCAAGTATAACTTTTATGGGATTAGTGCTAAGACTCACGTCTTAAAGGTGGACCGCACTACCTTACCTAGAGAAACTGAGCTGATTATCCAAAGCAACCGTAATGCGGGTGATGCCGGTAGCCGCTTTGTCGATCTCAAATACGGCGAGCTACATCGTGCTGATTTCGCTATTGTCAGCGGTATGGCAGACAGTACTGAGCGCTTAAACCAAGATCTGGTTGCCCGTAGCAAGAGCATTAGTGCTAAAAATGATAGCTTAGAGCAAGCGGTTAAAAGCGAGCTGACCCTAGATCCTGATTATAATCGCGATTATAAAGATAACGTTGATGCCACTGGCTGTAAGTCTAACGATATATTAGATCAAGGCATTCAATGTGACTCAGCGATAGTAGCTGACATGGTCAATCCTAGCGCTGCACGTGTCGATATGAGCATTACGACTGTTGCTCCCCCAGTAGAGAAAGAGCTCGAAGAATATTTAAAAGAAGTGGCTAACAACGACGTTGCCTTTATTAATTTATCAGCAGATCAACAGCTTAATACCTACAAGCAGATGGTACAAGTACAAGCACCACTGGGATCGAACTTCACCCTTTATGCCAATGACAAAGCAGTGTCTGAGGAACAAATCGGTAAAACTGCCAAGCAGCAAAAACAAAACGTTACCGCCTTTGATTATTATGCAGTAGATCTAAAACGTGGACGCAATACCCTACGCGGCGTCGCAACTGATATAAATGGCAAGATTATCTCTGAGAAGACCATTGAGGTCTTAACGCCAGATAGTTTGCAAGCCATCGACTATCGTACCCAAGAGCAGTTAGTACAAGCGGATGGCGTAAGCGAATATCAGATGGTTATTAGTTTAAAAGACCGTGACAACCGTCCGTATATCGCTTCAACGCCTATTACTATCGATACCAATATTGGCCGTATTAATCTACCAGATAGCAGTAAAGACCAAGCGGGCACGCAAGTTACTGTAAATGGCGGCGAGCTGTTAGTTTCCGTAATTGCGCCTAGTGTACCGGGTAAAGGCGAATTGGTAGTTGATACTGGCAGCAGTAAGCAAGTGATTCCGCTACAGTTCACTGCCAAATTGCGCCCTCTTATCGCCGTTGGTATCGTTGAAGGGGCGATATCGCTCAAGGACTTCGACGGTGGTAATATTACCGATGCTCAAGGCGCGTTCGAACAAGAGCTGAAGGAGTTTGCCGGTAATGACGACTATTCCGCGACTGGCCGCGCCGCGATGTTTCTTAAAGGTAAAGTACGTGGCGACTATCTGCTCACTTTGTCTTATGACAGCGACAAAAAAGGCGAGCGCTTGTTTCGTGATATCGAGCCGGGCGAGTATTATCCTGTGTATGGCGACTCATCAGCCAAAGGCTTTGATGCGCAATCTACTGGCAAGCTTTATGTGCGCTTAGATAAGGGTCGCTCATTCGCGATGTATGGCGACCTAAAAACCCAAATTGATAACGATGATGGCATTAAGCTGGGTCAATACAATCGTACTTTGACAGGGGTTAAAGCCCAATACGAAGATGCCAATACCCGCATTACCACGTTTATCGCCGAGACCAGCTCTTCACAGCGGGTTAATGAGACTCGTGGCCTAGGCATCTCAGGCCCTTACCCACTGGCCGAAAACTTCGATGCGGTATTAGAGAACTCTGAGACCATAGAAATTATCACCCGTGATGCTAATAATTCGGGACTTATCATTCGCCGCGAGACCCTTACCCGCTTCGCTGATTATGAAATCGATCCGATCAGCCGTAGCTTATATCTGAAAGCGCCGATTGCTAGCCAAGACATTGACGGTAACCCTATCTATCTGCGCGTGACTGTGGAAGTGGACGAAGGTGGCGAAAAATATTGGGTCGGTGGTATAGCAGGCAAACAGCAACTGACTGAGAAAGTAGCTATTGGCGGCAGCTATATCAATAGTGATGACCCACTGAATAAAGAACAGCTTGCCAGCATTAATAGTGTGGTTAAAATTAACAATACCTTAAAACTGGTGGCGGAATATGCGAAAAGTAAAGCTGAGGATCCCAATTATCAAGCAAGTAATCAGGTTAATGCAGCAGAATTAGCAGGCAATGATGCTGAGGGTGACGCCTTTCGTATTGAGCTAGATTACGATAATAAAAAAAATACCCGTGCTAAAGCTTACTATAACGACGCCGATATAGGCTTCGTTACTGGTGCCTCACCCTTAACCGCTGGCCGTACCGAATCCGGGGTGGAAGTCACTCATGCATTAGCCAATAAAAAAACCGCGCTAAAAATCGAAGGCGTACGCACCACAGACCATACTACTGAAGCCAGCCGCGAAGGCGTACAAGCCAGCATTGAGCAAAGATTGAGCAAAAATATCGTTGGTGAAGTGGGTGTACGTTACTATAAGCAACAAGCCACCGCCGCCTCGCGTAATATCCAAGCAGCAACCGACGTAGTAGATGTCACTGATGATACTGTTTTTAACGACGACATCAATCAGTCGGCGCTTAATGGCGTTAGTAGTGCAGAGAAAGATATCGAAGGTACCACTGCCCGCGCCCGTGTTACTGCCCGTTTGCCCAAGCTAAATAAAGCGTTGGTATTTGCCGAATACGAGCAAGATATCAACCATAGCTCGCGTAATGCGACTTCTATCGGTGGTGAAACCCCACTAGGTAACCTTGGTCGCCTTTATGCACGCCATGATTTAATCAATAGCTTATCAGGCAGTTACGGTCTGGATGATACCGATGAACGTCAACGCACGGTGGTTGGTTTTGACGCCACTTATATGAAAGATGGCAAAGTTTATAGCGAATACCGCATGCGTGATGCTATTGATGCTCGCGAAGCCGAAGCCGCTATCGGCCTCAAGAACAAATGGTATGTCCAAAAAGGCTTAACGGTAAACACACTATTCGAGCGGGTTGAGTCGCTCGAAGGTGAAGAAGACAGTACCTCAACCGCCGCCGGTTTTGGGGTTGAGTACCTGGCGAAAGAAAACTACAAAGCGTCAGGTCGTTTTGAGAAACGCTGGGGCGATACCAGTGATACCTTGCTTGGTAGCGCAGGTATTGCTTATCGCTATACTGACGACATTACTCTACTGGCTAAAGATATCTATTCGCGGGTTGATTATGACGATGGTAACCGTACCATTAACCGCTTTCAGCTTGGTGCAGCTTATCGCGACTATGATAGCAATCAGCTCGATATGCTGGCAAAACTTGAATATCGCCTAGATGATAATCAAACAGGTACTGATCCATACCAAAAAGACGCCATTGTTTGGTCATGGAGTGGTAATTATCATCCGACTCGCCCGTTAACGTTGTCAGGTCATTATGCCGGTAAGTATACAGAGTACAGCGCCGATAATATCACCAGCGATAACACCGCCCATGCCGCTTATGCGCGTGGTCTCTATGACATCAATGAGCGCTGGGATGTTGGCTTGCAAGCGGGTACCTATTGGAATAAGCAAGCGAATGACCTAGCCTATATGCTTGGCGCTGAAATTGGCTACAGCCCTATGACTAACTTATGGCTATCACTGGGCTATAACTTTATGGGCTTTGAAGATGAGGATATTGCTTATGATGACAGCACTCAAGAAGGCGCTTACTTCAGAGTACGCTTTAAGTTTGATGAAGATCTATTTAAAGGTACTGATCCACGCAAAAATTAG
- a CDS encoding TetR/AcrR family transcriptional regulator, which yields MSENKDDKIEDVLVDSELAKKLVPNKFKFTSQQGRVRRQKLLMGAKKLSETQSINDITLAAVCEEAGIPRASAYHFFPNIEAIFLALRFLNAIDILEVLTTVETVNYDRWQAYLTALIERCVQIFRNDETKAKLVYGTNTPDFEGDSFGEDIDYQIVQLVYKRLSERYEMPVFEDIEDVLLVTYSIVNGIFTLSYRHHESITDSYLQEANTASIAYLRCYLPEKLPRKNR from the coding sequence ATGAGCGAAAATAAAGACGACAAAATTGAAGATGTATTAGTAGATTCCGAGCTGGCAAAAAAGCTGGTACCTAATAAATTTAAATTTACCAGCCAGCAAGGCCGCGTACGCCGTCAAAAGTTATTGATGGGTGCCAAAAAGCTGAGTGAAACTCAATCTATTAATGACATTACTCTAGCTGCTGTCTGCGAAGAAGCGGGTATTCCAAGAGCTTCTGCCTATCATTTCTTCCCAAACATCGAAGCGATATTCTTAGCGCTACGCTTTTTAAATGCTATTGACATCTTAGAAGTACTGACCACAGTTGAGACTGTGAATTACGATAGATGGCAAGCTTATTTGACGGCTTTGATTGAACGTTGCGTACAGATTTTCCGCAATGACGAGACTAAAGCTAAGCTGGTATATGGAACCAATACACCAGATTTTGAAGGTGATAGTTTCGGTGAAGATATTGACTATCAAATAGTTCAATTGGTCTATAAGCGTTTGTCAGAACGCTATGAGATGCCGGTATTTGAAGATATTGAAGATGTTTTGTTAGTCACTTATAGCATTGTCAACGGCATATTCACGTTATCTTATCGTCATCATGAAAGTATCACTGATAGCTATTTGCAAGAAGCCAATACCGCCTCTATCGCTTATTTGCGTTGTTATTTACCAGAAAAGCTGCCACGTAAAAATCGCTAA
- a CDS encoding endonuclease/exonuclease/phosphatase family protein, producing MHRDGPDNRKQFYIATANLLNLANPNRIYYDNAPAYDHKAYDKKVRGITELLAKTHADIIAVQEVWDSEALEAVAVALGFKPENVVIPLASNDSASPYTQGRGAQKTPAVGIISRFEQLEISLLENIAPKAVIDIPDIGLYRHFNRPPLLLRVNAFGQPITVITAHLKSKRAFFLRDADGNLLEDMDDPNIRVRAKLRSLCMRAAEAASIRMSIIERLLHTREPLILLGDMNDVTGSVTTQLMAETGEVNYDKSMRDIALFDAARVQARYGWMKDMAYTHIYQGIPEVIDQLFVSEEFLPDSKFALGQVERVDYFNDHLKWDYADRMTDHGIIRAKIKLHD from the coding sequence ATGCACCGTGATGGCCCGGACAATCGTAAACAGTTCTATATTGCTACCGCTAATTTACTTAACCTTGCCAATCCCAATCGAATTTATTACGATAACGCCCCAGCCTACGACCATAAAGCTTACGATAAAAAAGTACGGGGTATTACAGAACTACTAGCCAAAACCCACGCTGATATTATTGCGGTGCAAGAAGTTTGGGATAGTGAGGCGTTAGAAGCCGTCGCCGTAGCATTAGGTTTTAAACCAGAAAACGTAGTCATTCCGCTGGCAAGCAATGATAGTGCTAGCCCCTATACCCAAGGGCGCGGTGCACAAAAGACGCCTGCTGTTGGTATTATCAGTCGTTTTGAACAATTAGAGATCAGCCTATTAGAAAATATCGCCCCTAAAGCTGTGATCGATATTCCTGATATTGGCCTTTATCGTCATTTTAACCGTCCGCCTCTATTATTACGTGTGAATGCATTTGGCCAGCCGATAACCGTTATTACTGCTCATCTCAAAAGTAAACGCGCCTTTTTCCTACGCGACGCAGACGGTAATTTGTTAGAAGATATGGATGATCCAAATATTCGTGTTCGTGCCAAACTTCGCAGTCTATGTATGCGCGCGGCAGAGGCAGCATCAATTCGAATGTCTATTATTGAGCGTTTACTGCATACGCGCGAGCCACTCATATTGCTCGGTGATATGAATGATGTCACTGGCAGCGTGACTACCCAGTTGATGGCTGAGACTGGTGAGGTAAATTATGACAAAAGTATGCGTGATATTGCTCTCTTCGATGCAGCACGGGTTCAAGCCCGTTATGGCTGGATGAAGGATATGGCTTATACCCATATTTATCAAGGGATACCAGAGGTGATTGATCAGCTGTTTGTCTCAGAAGAATTTTTACCTGATAGTAAGTTTGCACTTGGGCAAGTGGAGCGAGTGGATTACTTTAATGATCATCTGAAATGGGACTATGCAGATAGAATGACTGATCATGGTATTATAAGAGCTAAAATAAAGCTGCATGACTAA